The stretch of DNA aaatagaaagatccATTTGAGGCTGAGTCGTTTCACCATCATTTATAGGAATGGATCAAGTTCACAGAATCCCTAAAGCttcctttcctcatctgtcagGCAGAAAACCACACCTCTGGGCCACACGAGCTCAGTGGAGACACAGGCAGAAGGGACAAACCCAGACAGGATCCTGCAACATCAGCTGGGGTGGGCAGGCTGCAGGTGTCCCTGACATGCCTGTATCATCAGCAAACCATCTATCACTTTCACCACTCTTTGTGCCTGCTCCCTGACCTCTGTTTCAGAATCGTGCATTTCCTAGGTAATTAATTTACCTGGATCTCAAAACAGCCTATTACGACAGGGATAGAGATGGGATCACTCGTGTTCACCAAGCTGTGGGGCACAGAGCTGATGTTCtgaaatgtgcaggtttgctgaGCATCCCCCTCTTCGGTGCCCACTTCGCTTCCTCACTTCCCATCATCTTCTTAACAATTAtcttgttggctgggcacggtggctcacgcctataatcccagcactttgggaggccaaggcgggtggatcacctgaggtcaagagtttgagaatagtctggccaacatggtgaaaccctgtctctacttaaaatataaaaattagcctggtgtggtggcccacgcttgtaatcccaggtactcgggaggctgaggcaggagaatcgcttgaacccgggaggcggaggttgcagggagctgagaggccacagctgcactctggcctggacaattaaagtgaaactctttctcaaagaaaaaaaattatctcgtttgtttttatttttatttattcattcctgaCAGGGGTCTTgatatgttacccagactggtcttaaactcctaggctgaagttaTCCTcttgcctcggactcccaaagtgctagaattacaggcatgagccaccatccctggcctatTTTTCATCATCTTAACTTAGACACACATCCTCAGGAAGAATTCGGAAAGGCACCCTCACTAGATCTGAACCCTCCAGTAACTGGCTTCCTAGCATGGCAGCCTCTCTATAGCATCTACCCCAGCTGACACCTCTGCCTTTATTGGGAAGGTTGCATGATACCCATTTCAGGACAGAGCCACCAACGGGACAATACGTGGACATTCTAGTGTCCCCTTCACTGTTACATCCTCATGGGCTGGCTCACAGTAGATGCCCACTAGCGTTTATTGTAACATAGGCTCTGCTGTGGTCTGCAGAGAAAGTTCACCACCCTCTCTCACCTGAGCAGCTGGTCCAGGTGGCCTTTGAGGAAAGAAACAGAGTTCATATGAAGCTTTTGGAGGTAGCGCAGCTTGAGGAACTGAGAGGTGAACTGGGTAACAAACTCCTTCTGCTTTGTGGAAACGTAGCGAGAGACATCCACGTGGGAGAGATCGAGCTTCTGAAGATTCCCCATCTGGCCCAGGTATGGGGTAAACTGTGTCAGGATGGGCAGTATCCAACTGCAAttcacttccacctcctggatacAGTCCAGGTTCACCATTTTCAGGATGTTTCTGATATTGTGGAAAGGCATTCCCAAAATTCTCAGCTTCTTACAGCACAGGTGTAGTAAACCTTCCCTCTGCTTGATCCACAGAAGGAGGCAGGTGAGGTATTCATCCAGAGTCCTGGTCTGGAGCCACAGGTCTATGAACACAGTGAAGGACTGCTGTCCTCTCATGCTTGGACAGTCCTGcagtggttttctgttcctcatgGCATTGGGGAAGCACCCATGGGCCATGGAATCAGACCAAACCATCCAGAAGTTCTCACTGACatcctgtaaatccagcacttgaAGCTTCCACTGCCTGTGGGAAAATAGAGGCGAGGCTGAGAATGTAAGGACTCACTTCCGAACTTATACTCCACATCCCGGATAGCAGCTGCTCCCCTCCCtgcttcttctccctctctctgactATTCTCCACCCTGTTTTCCCCTTGGATCCTGCCcagttccactttttttttttttagacaacgtttccctctgtcacccaggctggagtgcagtggtgtgatctcagctgactgcagcctccatctcccaggtttaaatgattctgctgcctcaacgtggcaagtgtctgggattacaggctcctgtcaccatgcccagctaatttttgtagttttagtagagtcagtgtttcaccatgttgggacaggttggtctcaaactcctgaccctacgtgatctgcctgccttggcctcccaaagtgctgggattacattgtgagccaccgcgcccggcccagttctCACTTTTCGTGGTGCCTCTCAGTGCCACTAGAGGAGAGGTTCCCGTGACCTCCATGGACCCCGGGTGGTGAGCAGTCCTTCCTTGAGGAGCTGGGCAATGGCCAAGGCCTCTTTGAGTTTTCTCATCAGCACCATCCCCCCTTGGGCCTCCCCACTCCTCATGACCCAGCTGGTCCTTCTCTGGACACCTGGGCCCTCCCCACCAGCCCACCTGGGCCACCTCACCTGAGACGAACCCCCTGGGTAAGCAGGGCATCAAGCCCACCGAGCACAGCTTGGAAGGTCTCCAGACAGCCCATCTTTATCAGAGGCCTCAGAGGGAGGTGGCGGAAGGGCCAGGCCTGCACCATCAGCTTCAGGGCCTCACAGTGCCTCCTGCTGAAGGCCTCCATGAACAGGGGGGGAAAAAGTTCCGTGGGCAGCTCCTCCAGAGTGGACATGGTCAAGGCTTGGTTCCTCAGCAGGCTCCGCCCCGCCAGCTCCAGAAGTCTGGGTGGAGCCCGGATGTGCATCTTCACCAATCTGCAAGGAAAAGTTCCACAGGACAAGTCCAGAGAAAAGGCATCACTCTCAGGCCAAGCCCCTGCAATCTCATCTTCTCCCAGGGCCAAAGTCACTGCTCTGGTGAGGGTGAAAGAGTCCTCAGTTTACTCCAATTCTACTCTGTACTCAGCGGCCACAAAGCCAGCGTTCTGCCTCTGCTGCATCAGCATGAGCGTCTCCCAAGCAGTGAGGAGGCAGGACCCACACTAGCCCTTCCTCTCTATCCAGTGCTCCATCCAGTGAGTAGTGAGCATGGAGGAAGCTGAAACTTAATCCCTCCCACCTTTGGGGGAAATTTCAAATTACTCAAGATTCTAAAACATTGGGAATGGGAGGGTCACAAGCCTACATGCCTACATTCTCAGTGCCTACAAATAAGCTGGTTGGGAACATTCATGGGGCATCCCTAGAATgggttctgtttgttttctttacattatgtatgctttctttctctttctctctttcttctttccgtctttccctctctccctcccttctttgctttttccctctccttccttccttccttccctccctccctccctccctccctccctccctccctccctccctccctccctccttcctccttccttccttccttccttccttccttccttccttccttccttccttccttccttccttccttctttctctccattcctccttcccttctttctttctctttctctctgtctctgtctctttctctctctctctctttctttctgaccacatcttgctctgtcacggagcctggagtgcagtggtgcgatctccgctcagtgtagctttgacctcccaggctcaaaggattcttccacctcagcctcccaagtagctgggaccacaggcatgcatcaccatgaccagctaatcttttatttttttgactttttgtaaaGAGagtgggtttcactatgttgtccaggctggtcttgaactcctagactgaaacaatccacccaccttggcctcccaaagtgctgggtctgCAGGCGTAagcctccacctcagcctcgttATTGAAAATTTCAGTGAGAAGATTTGAAAGCTATTTGACAGTGTTATGCATCATTCACAAGACAGATGTTTCTAATACAAACCTTTTacacatattaaaaatgaaatactttggctatgcgtggtgactcacacctgtaatcctagcactttcagaggccaaggaaggtggatcatctgaggtcaggagttcgagaccagctgaccaacatggtaaaaccctacctctactaaaattacaaatattagcctggtgcagtggtgtgcgCCTCTGGTCCAAGCTActgctattagggaggctgaggcaggaggatcacttgaacccaggaggcagaggttgcagtgagatgacattataccattgcactccagcctgggaaataggctagattcacacacacacacacacacacacacacacacacacacacacacacaaaagagagagagagaaagcgagagaGAATACGTATGATTAGACTTCTTAAGCCCCACTCAGTTACTCCTTGTTGGATTTTTGGCTTTCTTCTAGGTTAACGGATTGAATTAGATATTCATCCACTGAAGTGAAAGATTTAGGGATAAGGTGAAAGTCCAGGACTCATTCACTGATTCACTCCACAAACTTGGAGCTTTACTAACATGTGTCCTTCATAGTCTTGAGTATGAGATAGGGAAGGGTTGAATCTCTTCCTGGCattagacagaaagaaaaaaacttgaaagcaTCTTTGTTGAGGGACCTTGGCCACAtcaaatttatcaaaatatttcagagtTAAAACAGTTTTACAAAGACAGACACGACAGTTCCTAAGAAAACACAGTAGAAATCTTCATGTATCCAATGATCACCTGGGTGgtataatttaatatttgttgGAGTAGGGGCagctgatgcccaggctggagtgcagttgcacaatcttggctcactgtaacctccaacttccaggttcaagcgattctcatgcttcagccttccacatagctggtattacaagcatgcaccCCCACACCCATGTGTCCATTCAGGTGGAAGAGTTACAATGAGGATgtgatttgtttaaaattaagGTCAAAGATCCTCTTtggttaagtttttttgtttgtttgtttttttgtttttttgacaggatcttactctgttgcccaggctggagtacagcagtggtgtgagcatggttcactgcagcctcaatcttctgggctcaagcaattctcccacctcagtcacccaaataactgggaatacagatgcatgccaccatgcccggctaatttaaatttttttttttttttttttgtagaggccgACCACCATTGACTTATGGCTGTAATTCCACCAGTTTGGgcagccgaggcaggtggatcacttgaggtcaggaattcaagaccaaactggccagcatggtaaaaccccacctctactaaaaatacaaaaattagccaggcatggtgacaaatggatgtaatatcagctactcaggagactgaggcatgagaattgcttgagcctgggaggcagaggttgcagtgagttgagatcatgccactgcactccagccttggcaacagagtaagactccatccccctccctcaaaagaagaatatttggtagagatgcatttttgccatgtttcccaggttggtctcaaacccctgggctcaaatgatcctcccaccttggcttcccaaagagttggggttacaggcatgagtcactgctcccatCAAGAATTATGAAATGACATAAACCAAAGCACAATCCAATTtttggaaataaagacaaaactgCATTTAGAGGGAAAAATTCAAACCTTCAAATTgttcatatgagaaaaaaaaaaaaccagaatataaCTCTGTGCCATCTTAGGCTGCACTGTCACCATCCCAGACAGGCTGACTGTAGGTCAGATGAGAGTGTCCTCACAGAAATTAGGGACTTACCAGATCTGGACTGAGCTAGCAGGGTgctcagacctcaggaagaacCAAGCAGTAACTCCAGGCTTGAAGACTTTGGTCTCTCCTGTGGGTCTTCAGAAGCTTTTATTGACCTTTCTAATCACAACTCCCACCCACGCCTCTCCACTTATCCACTGCTAGCTTCCAGTCAACAAGTGATATCTGACTGGATTTCTGAAGCTCCACCCAGTTAATCCTGATTGTGTCTTTGGCTCTCTTCAGATTAATGGATTGTGTCAGATATCTATTCATATCAGATATCCATACTAAATTCATGAATCATGAAATTAACAGTGTTAGGGATAGGGTGGAAGtcaagaattcattcattcaaggccgggtgaggtagctcatgcctataaccccagcactttgggaggacaagttgtgtggatcacctgaggtcaggtgttcaagaccagccaggccaacatggtgaaaccccatctcttcaaaaatataaaaattagccgggagtgatggtgcgtgcctgtaatccagctactcaggaggctgaggcaggacagttgcttgaacccaagaggcaatggttgcagggagccaagattgcatcattgcactccagtctgggtgacagagggagactctgttgaaaaaaaaaattcattcattcatgaactCCACCAACAATGATGGAATTTTACTAATATGTGTCCTGCATAGTCCTGAGTTGGAGGCAGGGAAGGGTTTGATCTGTTCTGGGCAttagacagaaaaaataaaatctgaaagtaGTGTTGTCAGGAGTCTTTGGCcacatcaaaattataaaaatgacttatagttaaaaatagctttataaaAGCAGAGGAGTCGTCcctacaaaatcagaaaaaaaacaacaaaacactatgTATCGAATGGTCTTGTGGGTTTTATATCACCTAAGGTAGCAGTTTATTCGCTCGTGCTGGTGGAAGACAGGTGCCACTCAGGGTGTGAGTGGTCTCAGGGCTTAGGTTAAGGCTTCTctggaagaaattgaaatcatacctataaactttataaacttaatcaaagaagaagggagggggagaaacaaaaaataaaccaagcttGCAGCACATTCAGCATTCATCATGAGGTCAGCTTGCTCTCTGACCTCTTCCTCATGGTTGCTGGAGCCTGCTGTCCCAAAATCATGTAGACCTTAGATTACAGTTCCCCTTAACTGCCCTGCAGACAACAATTTAAACATTGTAAAACATTAACTTTTTCATTTGATATATTCTTTCAGGTTCTGCATGTCAGTGAAACTACTGATGCCAGCTGATCTGAAGGGCCCTGCAAGGCACCAACTCACCAAAGAATGCAGTTTTGACATCCTGATGACTTCATACCTCTTACCGCCACCAAAATATACCAACTTTCCAGCCCCTTGCTATCCATGATCCCCTGAAAACCCCGAGTACTCCTTGGGGAGATGAATTTGAGGATCTCCTCCCAGCTTCTCATTCAGCCACCCTGTGATCATTAAACTCTTTGCTGCAAACCCTGCTGTCTCAGAATATGGGTAAGTTACTGTGCAGCAGGCATAGAAACCTGATAGTCCTGTAATAAAGTCATGTCAAAATTTCAAAGAGAAGTTAGGGTGGAGGCTGGGCAGGGTTGAGCTGGGTGTTTTAATGGGATCCTGGGAGAGAACGAAGACTTGGTAAACATGTTGGGGGTTATTGAGGGGGTGAAGGAGGAATCTATCCAACATTGCACTGATACTGCTTTGGTTTTGATCCTTATGACCAAGGATGAGTCTTTCAAAACAATTTATGTAATCctccttatttttcctttcaaaatctttgtcttcctttacctccttGGGTAATCTCACATTTATTCCCATTGCTTTGctcatttcataataaaaatcctttttttttttttttttttttttacagagtctcttTCTCTGTTAAGCAGACCAAATATTTTGTTGCCACACAAGATGAGTAACTTGGTTTCTTGAGAGAAAGGGTCAAAAGGATCCCATTCCTAACCAGCTGGGGGTGATATGAAGGTTATGGTTATTCTTTGTCATATCTGCACCTGCATATTGCCGGTGAAAACCTGCAGGTCACACTGGGCAGGCTTCCCAATTAACCACCTGTGGAAGGTCTTAGGATTGGGTTACATCCTGTCCTTGAGTAAAGAATCTGATCGTGAGTTCAGGAGTGCCTCAAACTCTTCAAGTACTGATAAAAACTTCACCTACAGACAGTGAGAAGGACATTGATTTGATTCTGATCATGAAGGTTTGCTGGTTGTCTTGCAAGGAAAATGTTTTAGCGTGTTGTGTTGTCATCTAAAGCCAGTGATCATAGCCTCTGTATTATACCTTCCAAtggaaaaagcaaattcaaaaaacaacTCTATTTAGCCTTGCCAggtcaataaaacaaaaaccaaacaaaacactgATATGAGGAGTCCCATTCCCATCTTTTAGCCTTTCTCACAAAAGCATTCCAACTTGTAACAGATTTTGGGACACACCCACTTTGTCAATGTGTGTCTTTCAGGTCGATCCTCACATTTAGCTTCCAATAAagatttattaattatttctgtCTCAACAGCCTCAACTTCCATTGACACCAGGTTGCATGGTAATGGTTTGGATTGGggtgggaagaaaaaatatttctatgaattttataAAGTGATCCTCGCATGCCATCTCCATCGAAGAATGaataggggccaggcacggtggctcatgcctgtaatcccagcactttaggaggccgaggtgggtggatcatgaggtcaggagatggagaccatactggccaacatggtgaaaccccgtctctactaaaaatacaaaaattagctgggtgtggtggtatgctcctgtaatcccagctactcaggaggctgaggcaggagaattgcttgaacccgggaggctgaggttgctgtgagccaagattgg from Rhinopithecus roxellana isolate Shanxi Qingling chromosome 12, ASM756505v1, whole genome shotgun sequence encodes:
- the LOC104668936 gene encoding PRAME family member 5-like, producing the protein MHIRAPPRLLELAGRSLLRNQALTMSTLEELPTELFPPLFMEAFSRRHCEALKLMVQAWPFRHLPLRPLIKMGCLETFQAVLGGLDALLTQGVRLRQWKLQVLDLQDVSENFWMVWSDSMAHGCFPNAMRNRKPLQDCPSMRGQQSFTVFIDLWLQTRTLDEYLTCLLLWIKQREGLLHLCCKKLRILGMPFHNIRNILKMVNLDCIQEVEVNCSWILPILTQFTPYLGQMGNLQKLDLSHVDVSRYVSTKQKEFVTQFTSQFLKLRYLQKLHMNSVSFLKGHLDQLLSCLKTPLKILAITNCVLLESDLRHLSQCPSIGQLKTLDLRGIRLANFCLVPLQVLLEKVAGTLEYLDLDDCGIVDSQVSTILPALSRCFELTTFSFCGNPISMATLENLLCHTIRLNNLCLELYPAPRDSYDADGTLCQSRFAQLRAELMGRVRDLRHPKRILFCTDYCADCGNRTFYGLDIDQCCC